From Streptomyces sp. NBC_01460, a single genomic window includes:
- a CDS encoding ABC transporter ATP-binding protein, with translation MKKALSPLGAEPHAPFDHLDHRYRGENPVRTLGLLFRPDRGRLALAVALFVVKHSPIWLLPLITATVLDVVVQHGPESGIWQSVGLLLFILVINYPLHQWYVRCLGGSIRRMGTTLRSALCRRMQQLSIGYHSRVSSSVLQAKVVRDVEAVEQMVQQSSDMGLGAVVTLVGGLVVIGIRVPEFLPVFLVVVPASGILVMKLRSRLRSHNESFRREVEQLSSRVGEMTTLIPITRAHGLERTALGRVDGSLRQVFAAGLRLDMINGRFGSLAWVILNTLGVLCLTGSALVAYHGWMPITAGDVVMLSAFFTVLTGSVTTLLGLAPVLTKGLESVRSAGEVLQAPDLENNAGKARVDSVVGRIDFEDVGFAYEDGEPAVDGFTLSARPGETIALVGASGAGKSTVLNLLIGFIRPTSGRILLDGTDMAGLDLRSYRRFLSVVPQESILFEGSIRENVTYGMADTDEDTLMSALRDANALEFVNGLPRGLDTVIGERGAQLSGGQKQRLAIARALIRDPRVLVLDEATSALDNRSEALVQEALTRLVEGRTVFVVAHRLSTIQGADRIVAMEDGRIAEVGTHDELLRTDGVYAGLQPVHPG, from the coding sequence ATGAAGAAAGCGCTTTCACCGCTCGGCGCCGAACCCCACGCGCCCTTCGACCACCTCGATCACCGCTACCGCGGCGAGAACCCGGTCCGCACCCTCGGTCTTCTCTTCCGCCCCGACCGCGGCCGGCTGGCCCTGGCGGTCGCCCTCTTCGTCGTGAAGCACAGCCCCATATGGCTGCTCCCGCTGATCACCGCCACCGTCCTCGACGTCGTCGTCCAGCATGGCCCGGAGTCGGGCATCTGGCAGTCCGTCGGCCTGCTCCTGTTCATCCTCGTGATCAACTATCCGCTGCACCAGTGGTACGTGCGGTGCCTCGGCGGCAGCATCCGCCGCATGGGTACGACCCTGCGTTCCGCGCTCTGCCGCCGCATGCAGCAACTGTCCATCGGCTACCACTCGCGGGTCAGTTCGAGCGTGCTCCAGGCCAAGGTGGTCCGTGACGTCGAAGCCGTGGAGCAGATGGTCCAGCAGAGCTCCGACATGGGACTCGGCGCGGTCGTCACCCTGGTCGGCGGGCTCGTCGTCATCGGCATACGGGTGCCCGAGTTCCTGCCCGTCTTCCTCGTCGTGGTCCCCGCCTCCGGCATCCTCGTGATGAAGCTGCGCAGCCGACTGCGCAGCCACAACGAGTCCTTCCGGCGCGAGGTCGAACAACTCTCTTCCCGCGTAGGGGAGATGACCACCCTCATCCCCATCACCCGCGCCCACGGGCTGGAGCGGACCGCGCTCGGCCGGGTCGACGGATCGCTGCGCCAGGTGTTCGCGGCCGGGCTGCGTCTGGACATGATCAACGGCCGGTTCGGGTCGCTCGCCTGGGTCATCCTCAACACGCTCGGCGTCCTCTGCCTCACGGGATCGGCCCTGGTCGCCTACCACGGCTGGATGCCGATCACCGCGGGCGACGTGGTGATGCTCAGTGCCTTCTTCACCGTGCTGACCGGATCCGTCACCACGCTGCTGGGCCTGGCTCCCGTCCTCACCAAGGGCCTGGAGTCGGTGCGGTCGGCGGGCGAGGTGCTCCAGGCACCGGACCTGGAGAACAACGCGGGCAAGGCGCGGGTCGACAGCGTCGTCGGCCGCATCGACTTCGAGGACGTCGGATTCGCCTACGAGGACGGGGAGCCGGCGGTCGACGGATTCACGCTCTCGGCACGGCCGGGGGAGACCATCGCGCTGGTCGGGGCCTCGGGTGCGGGCAAGTCCACCGTGCTCAACCTGCTCATCGGATTCATCCGGCCCACCTCGGGCCGCATCCTGCTCGACGGCACCGACATGGCCGGACTCGATCTGCGGTCCTACCGTCGCTTCCTGTCGGTGGTGCCCCAGGAATCGATCCTCTTCGAGGGCAGCATCCGTGAGAACGTCACGTACGGCATGGCGGACACGGACGAGGACACGCTGATGAGCGCCCTCCGCGACGCCAACGCGCTGGAGTTCGTCAACGGCCTTCCCCGGGGACTGGACACGGTCATCGGGGAGCGGGGCGCACAGCTGTCGGGTGGTCAGAAGCAGCGTCTCGCCATCGCCAGGGCTCTGATCCGGGACCCGAGGGTGCTGGTGCTCGACGAGGCCACCTCCGCGCTCGACAACCGTTCGGAGGCCTTGGTGCAGGAGGCCCTCACCCGGCTCGTGGAGGGCCGGACCGTCTTCGTCGTCGCCCACCGGCTGTCCACGATCCAGGGGGCCGACCGCATCGTGGCCATGGAGGACGGGCGGATCGCCGAGGTGGGGACGCACGACGAGCTCCTGCGCACGGACGGCGTGTACGCGGGACTGCAGCCCGTCCACCCGGGCTGA
- a CDS encoding sensor histidine kinase, with translation MSQLRAPTARPERREGGRHGRPGGRSHSAANRPRAAQSAPDTRLRPQLLRTALLPTVAAVLSGAAAVIFTIRASGVRPSGSLLAALGGSGALAVAAVAAALLGANRVATAVHDRCTALRRTGARHQAELQRVVEQLRDGEPLPARPATPAATPGADAFDLLAQEMSRAQDDAVAAVVQASQLFRGNGNEQKVEVFVNLARRLQSLVHREIQILDELEQEVEDPDLLKGLFHVDHLATRIRRHAENLAVLGGAVSRRQWSNPVTMTEVLRSAIAEVEQYPRVKLVPPIDGTLRGHAVADVIHLLAELVENATVFSAPHTQVLLRAQRVTAGLALEVEDRGLGMPGPEQKRMNTLLADPDQVNVAHLLQDGRIGLFVVASLARRHGIAVRLQSNIYGGTQAVLVLPEVLLGIDIDATTAPEAVPATPAGPVHRPPTHDTPPLVPQQAGPPPPRLDQQPGPDRRQAEGPPLPLRAERVDRPNLAASPPVVRSVAPAGPVVSTAPVGSAVPGPSAAVPAPSAGSAPAGAAPAGAAPGGSAPAGAAPGGSVEHVRPATGAGAPAEESAAAGSDPGRPRLPRRSNQEHLVPQLREVPAPRTEDENVLHDPGLMAAFRRGVDLAEAQTAEESPPAEPYGAPGSAPPGTGGPAVRVGGRRSPGLAPLPFRTPTTTTVPERGIPVYRGPQTSEPDPRTENMFKE, from the coding sequence ATGTCTCAACTTCGCGCACCCACCGCGCGACCGGAACGCCGCGAAGGCGGACGGCACGGCCGTCCGGGTGGCCGTTCGCACTCGGCCGCGAACCGGCCGCGCGCCGCGCAGTCCGCCCCCGACACCCGCCTGCGGCCACAGTTGCTGCGCACGGCCCTCCTGCCGACCGTGGCCGCCGTGCTCAGCGGGGCCGCAGCCGTCATCTTCACCATCCGGGCCTCCGGGGTGCGCCCGTCCGGCAGCCTCCTGGCCGCGCTCGGCGGATCCGGGGCGCTGGCCGTGGCGGCCGTCGCGGCGGCCCTCCTCGGAGCCAACCGTGTCGCCACCGCAGTCCACGACCGCTGTACGGCGCTGCGGCGCACCGGCGCCCGGCACCAGGCCGAGCTCCAGCGCGTCGTGGAACAGCTCCGTGACGGTGAACCCCTGCCCGCCCGCCCCGCCACGCCCGCCGCCACCCCCGGCGCGGACGCCTTCGACCTCCTCGCCCAGGAGATGAGCCGCGCGCAGGACGACGCGGTGGCGGCCGTCGTCCAGGCCTCGCAGCTCTTCCGGGGGAACGGGAACGAACAGAAGGTCGAGGTCTTCGTCAACCTCGCCCGCCGGCTGCAGTCCCTCGTGCACCGCGAGATCCAGATCCTGGACGAGCTGGAGCAGGAGGTCGAGGACCCCGACCTCCTCAAGGGCCTCTTCCACGTCGACCACCTCGCCACCCGCATCCGCAGGCACGCCGAGAACCTCGCCGTACTCGGTGGTGCCGTGTCACGGCGGCAGTGGAGCAACCCCGTCACCATGACCGAGGTCCTCCGCTCGGCGATCGCCGAGGTCGAGCAGTACCCACGGGTGAAGCTGGTCCCGCCGATCGACGGCACCCTGCGCGGGCACGCCGTCGCCGACGTGATCCACCTCCTCGCCGAACTCGTGGAGAACGCCACGGTGTTCTCCGCGCCGCACACCCAGGTCCTGCTGCGCGCCCAGCGCGTCACCGCCGGGCTCGCCCTCGAGGTGGAGGACCGGGGGCTCGGCATGCCCGGCCCCGAGCAGAAGCGGATGAACACCCTGCTCGCCGACCCCGACCAGGTCAATGTCGCGCACCTCCTGCAGGACGGGCGGATCGGGCTGTTCGTGGTCGCCTCCCTGGCCCGCAGGCACGGCATCGCCGTACGGCTGCAGAGCAACATCTACGGAGGCACGCAAGCGGTACTCGTGCTGCCCGAGGTCCTTCTGGGCATCGACATCGATGCCACGACGGCTCCGGAGGCGGTACCGGCCACGCCCGCCGGTCCCGTGCACCGGCCGCCCACCCACGACACACCGCCCCTGGTCCCGCAGCAGGCTGGGCCGCCCCCGCCGCGGCTGGACCAGCAGCCCGGGCCGGACCGGCGCCAAGCGGAGGGGCCGCCCTTGCCGTTGCGAGCGGAGCGGGTCGACCGCCCCAACCTCGCCGCCTCCCCACCGGTCGTCCGCTCCGTCGCGCCGGCCGGTCCCGTGGTGTCGACCGCCCCCGTCGGTTCCGCCGTTCCGGGCCCCTCCGCCGCGGTCCCCGCGCCCTCGGCCGGGTCCGCTCCTGCGGGAGCCGCTCCCGCAGGGGCCGCTCCGGGTGGGTCCGCTCCTGCCGGGGCCGCTCCTGGTGGGTCCGTCGAGCACGTACGGCCCGCGACGGGCGCGGGTGCTCCCGCCGAAGAGTCCGCCGCAGCCGGGTCGGATCCCGGCCGGCCCCGGCTCCCCAGGCGCAGCAACCAGGAGCATCTGGTTCCGCAGCTCCGGGAGGTTCCTGCCCCGCGTACGGAGGACGAGAACGTCCTGCACGACCCCGGACTGATGGCGGCCTTCCGGCGCGGGGTCGACCTCGCCGAGGCCCAGACCGCCGAGGAGTCACCACCCGCGGAACCGTACGGTGCCCCGGGTTCCGCTCCTCCCGGCACCGGCGGCCCCGCCGTCCGCGTAGGGGGCCGGCGGTCCCCGGGCCTGGCCCCGTTGCCGTTCCGCACCCCCACCACCACGACGGTCCCCGAGCGGGGGATCCCCGTGTACCGGGGACCGCAGACGTCCGAACCGGATCCACGAACCGAGAACATGTTCAAGGAGTAG
- a CDS encoding roadblock/LC7 domain-containing protein codes for MTTEMPSGQVSDLDWLLSGLVQRVPYTRSAVLLSADGLVKSAHGMDADSADHMAALAAGLYSLGRSAGARFGDNGDVRQVVVELDSTLLFVSTAGAGTCLAVLAGREADAAVLGYEMAMLVKSVRPYLMTPLRQPAGAPFTPGL; via the coding sequence ATGACGACAGAAATGCCGTCCGGTCAGGTCTCGGACCTCGACTGGCTGCTGAGCGGCCTTGTCCAACGCGTGCCGTACACCCGCAGCGCGGTCCTCCTCTCGGCGGACGGCCTGGTGAAATCCGCGCACGGCATGGACGCCGACAGCGCCGACCACATGGCGGCCCTGGCCGCCGGCCTGTACTCGCTCGGCCGGAGCGCGGGTGCCCGGTTCGGCGACAACGGCGACGTGCGGCAGGTCGTGGTCGAGCTCGACTCGACGCTCCTGTTCGTCTCGACCGCGGGCGCCGGCACCTGTCTCGCCGTCCTCGCGGGCCGTGAGGCGGATGCCGCCGTGCTGGGCTACGAGATGGCCATGCTGGTCAAGAGCGTGCGCCCCTACCTGATGACGCCGCTCCGGCAGCCGGCCGGAGCTCCGTTCACTCCGGGGCTGTGA
- a CDS encoding DUF742 domain-containing protein, protein MPAPQDGPLLDDAAGRLIRPYTVSNGRTRPTTVLDLLSLVMATGSRPQFHLGPEHTVALELCDGPMSVAEIAAHLRLPAVITKVLLSDLVDCGAVTAHAPAFQDMPTDRSLLEAVLDGLRRQL, encoded by the coding sequence ATGCCGGCCCCGCAGGACGGGCCGTTGCTCGACGACGCGGCAGGCCGGCTCATCCGCCCGTACACCGTGAGCAACGGCCGGACGAGGCCGACCACCGTGCTCGACCTGCTCTCCCTGGTGATGGCCACGGGAAGCAGACCCCAGTTCCACCTCGGCCCCGAGCACACCGTGGCCCTGGAGCTCTGCGACGGTCCCATGTCCGTGGCCGAGATCGCCGCACATCTCCGGCTGCCCGCGGTCATCACCAAGGTCCTCCTCTCCGACCTGGTCGACTGCGGAGCGGTCACCGCGCACGCCCCCGCGTTCCAAGACATGCCAACCGACCGATCTCTGCTGGAGGCAGTGCTCGATGGTCTACGACGACAGCTCTGA
- a CDS encoding GTP-binding protein, which translates to MVYDDSSDSSGSSGYFPVALKILVAGGFGVGKTTFVGAVSEIAPLSTEELLTQVSAATDSLEGIESKSATTVAMDFGRITLSEQHVLYLFGTPGQERFWFMWDELSKGALGAVVIADTRRLAECFAAVDFFERRGIGFIVAVNEFDGAYRYEPEEVRAALDLGPDVPVVLCDARIASSGTGALVTLVQHLLNATAPAPLSGFGAHP; encoded by the coding sequence ATGGTCTACGACGACAGCTCTGACAGCTCCGGAAGCTCCGGATACTTCCCCGTGGCCCTCAAGATCCTGGTCGCGGGAGGGTTCGGCGTCGGCAAGACGACGTTCGTGGGCGCCGTCAGTGAGATCGCGCCGCTCAGTACCGAGGAACTCCTGACACAGGTCAGCGCGGCGACCGACAGCCTCGAAGGAATCGAGTCCAAGTCGGCGACCACCGTGGCCATGGACTTCGGCCGGATCACCCTGTCCGAACAGCATGTGCTCTACCTCTTCGGCACCCCGGGGCAGGAGCGCTTCTGGTTCATGTGGGACGAGCTGTCCAAAGGCGCGCTGGGAGCGGTCGTCATCGCCGACACCCGCCGGCTGGCCGAGTGCTTCGCCGCCGTCGACTTCTTCGAGCGGCGCGGCATCGGATTCATCGTCGCCGTCAACGAGTTCGACGGCGCCTACCGCTACGAGCCCGAAGAAGTGCGGGCGGCGCTCGACCTGGGGCCCGACGTGCCGGTCGTCCTGTGCGACGCCAGGATCGCGAGCTCGGGCACCGGAGCGCTGGTCACCCTCGTCCAGCACCTGCTCAACGCCACGGCACCGGCACCGCTCTCCGGCTTCGGCGCCCACCCGTGA
- a CDS encoding ThuA domain-containing protein, translating into MSSRPLPSDPVSPALPPASVALISLLALLVLITGSVAAASLPRSPAAPFRVLVYSGAAHPSQDTVRAGVEAVRGLGVRNGFGVEATSDPAVFNDTDLARFHAVVFNNTASAPGRPGALDEGGRAALRRYIRAGGGWVGLHDASASTGEWDWYEGLVGAALDRRTPVQAGRVEVLDHAHPSTVMLPDLWERTEEWLDWRTDPTSTVHTLARIRVRDGIAGLGAGVDHPWSWCQNYDGGRSWFTAGGHAPSAFKDDAFLAHLLGGIEWAAGAGPGDCTATQAGSFQRTPLTAGGLADPVDVAVAPDRRVFVARRTGELEVVDQRTMRISTALDLAYSPEAVARSGGLSALTLDPGFAENAWLYLLRSDATGRRLFLSRFRAVGDTVDPASEKRLLTLPGRAPTTGGPPPPSGSLVFDREGRLYVATGDITPPDTSDAPDTPHARSDLRGAVLRITPQDDGTYTVPEGNLFRAGTAGARPEIYATGMRNPFRVTVDPASGTPAAAATAPDGTVEYVRITRPGQVGRPYCSGGAAQANQAAGCPRATGTPVTSAGRGGVGALSGSVYDYAPGSLYRTKFPEYFDGKWLTYDPVGRRFTTHSFQRGDQTFSDPRLGPVEDGELQSVKGLFGDMEWHRPTSAVFGPDGALYVVDAGIGSGTGRDGGNEGAGVFRIDHVGDSRLPGAGIAVDRDSGSAPLTVAFEGAGSGAAGRARVTYAWDFDGDGGTDSTEANPSHTYRTEGRFTARLLVTGPEGATASAGHEITVGNTRPRITVRRPPDGGMFRPGDALSFTVGVKDDEDGSTAPVDCAQILVRSDAGRPGPLRPLAGSRECQGSIATEAGDASRSGALRITVRYTDKGAPKAPELTGSASLTVRTALQEAEGFTTTGGAHDGAVTGSRAHASGGRALTEIEDGDWIAFDPVHLGGIRSVTVDATACGLGGTVEFRAGSPDGPLLGSLTVPGAGAGVVSPTTALRNPGDTVRLYVVFTNSAWDSESPDLFTVDRLRFHGPGAGRAGAR; encoded by the coding sequence ATGAGCAGCCGCCCGTTACCCAGCGACCCCGTCTCCCCGGCCCTGCCCCCGGCATCGGTCGCCCTCATCTCCCTCCTCGCCCTTCTGGTCCTGATCACCGGCTCGGTGGCGGCCGCCTCGCTCCCGAGGAGCCCGGCCGCACCCTTCCGCGTACTCGTGTACTCGGGGGCGGCGCACCCCTCCCAGGACACGGTCCGCGCCGGCGTCGAGGCGGTGCGGGGGCTCGGTGTCCGGAACGGATTCGGGGTCGAGGCGACGAGCGATCCGGCCGTCTTCAACGACACCGACCTCGCGCGGTTCCACGCGGTCGTCTTCAACAACACCGCCTCCGCGCCGGGCAGGCCCGGAGCCTTGGACGAAGGCGGGCGTGCCGCTCTGCGGAGGTACATCCGGGCCGGAGGCGGCTGGGTCGGCCTCCACGACGCCTCCGCCTCCACGGGCGAATGGGACTGGTACGAAGGGCTGGTGGGCGCCGCCCTGGACCGGCGCACGCCCGTGCAGGCCGGACGGGTCGAGGTCCTCGACCACGCGCACCCCTCGACGGTGATGCTTCCCGATCTCTGGGAGCGCACGGAGGAGTGGCTCGACTGGCGCACCGATCCGACCTCCACCGTGCACACGCTCGCGCGGATCAGGGTGCGCGACGGCATCGCGGGCCTCGGCGCGGGCGTGGACCATCCCTGGTCGTGGTGTCAGAACTACGACGGCGGCCGCTCGTGGTTCACGGCGGGCGGCCACGCGCCGTCGGCCTTCAAGGACGACGCCTTCCTCGCCCATCTGCTGGGCGGCATCGAATGGGCGGCGGGCGCAGGGCCGGGCGACTGCACCGCGACCCAGGCCGGTTCCTTCCAGCGGACACCCCTCACGGCCGGCGGCCTCGCCGATCCGGTGGACGTGGCGGTCGCCCCCGACCGGCGGGTGTTCGTCGCCCGGCGCACCGGTGAGCTCGAGGTCGTCGACCAGCGGACGATGCGGATTTCCACGGCTCTCGACCTGGCGTACTCACCGGAGGCGGTCGCCCGTTCCGGCGGACTGAGCGCCCTCACCCTGGACCCGGGTTTCGCGGAGAACGCATGGCTGTATCTGCTGCGATCCGACGCGACGGGAAGGAGGCTGTTCCTCTCCCGTTTCAGGGCCGTCGGGGACACGGTCGACCCCGCGTCGGAGAAGCGTCTGCTCACCCTTCCCGGGCGGGCGCCCACAACCGGCGGGCCGCCCCCGCCGTCCGGGTCGCTCGTCTTCGACCGGGAGGGCCGGCTGTACGTGGCCACAGGCGACATCACACCTCCCGACACCTCTGACGCCCCTGACACCCCTCACGCCCGGAGCGATCTGCGGGGGGCGGTCCTGCGGATCACCCCGCAGGACGACGGCACCTACACCGTGCCGGAGGGAAACCTCTTCCGGGCGGGCACGGCCGGCGCCCGCCCCGAGATCTACGCGACGGGCATGCGCAACCCCTTCCGCGTGACCGTGGACCCGGCGAGCGGCACTCCGGCAGCCGCCGCGACGGCCCCCGACGGCACGGTGGAGTACGTCCGGATCACCCGGCCGGGGCAGGTGGGCCGGCCGTACTGCTCCGGCGGCGCCGCTCAGGCGAACCAGGCGGCCGGCTGTCCTCGCGCCACCGGTACGCCGGTGACCTCCGCCGGCCGGGGTGGCGTCGGTGCGTTGAGTGGATCGGTCTACGACTACGCCCCGGGGAGCCTCTACCGCACGAAGTTCCCCGAGTACTTCGACGGGAAGTGGCTGACGTACGACCCGGTCGGCCGGCGCTTCACCACACACTCGTTCCAGCGCGGGGACCAGACGTTCTCCGACCCGCGGCTCGGACCGGTGGAGGACGGGGAACTCCAGTCCGTCAAGGGCCTGTTCGGCGACATGGAGTGGCACCGGCCGACGTCCGCGGTCTTCGGCCCGGACGGTGCGCTGTACGTCGTCGACGCGGGCATCGGCAGCGGCACGGGGCGCGACGGCGGCAACGAAGGCGCCGGGGTCTTCCGGATCGACCACGTCGGTGACAGCCGACTGCCCGGTGCGGGCATCGCCGTCGACCGCGACAGCGGCTCCGCCCCTCTCACCGTCGCCTTCGAGGGGGCCGGCTCCGGCGCGGCCGGCCGGGCGCGGGTCACGTACGCCTGGGACTTCGACGGTGACGGCGGCACGGACTCGACGGAGGCGAACCCCTCGCACACCTACCGCACCGAGGGCCGGTTCACGGCGCGCCTGCTGGTGACCGGGCCCGAGGGCGCGACGGCGTCGGCGGGCCACGAGATCACTGTGGGCAACACCCGGCCCCGGATCACCGTCCGCCGGCCGCCGGACGGCGGGATGTTCCGACCCGGCGACGCCCTGTCCTTCACCGTGGGCGTGAAGGACGACGAGGACGGATCGACCGCTCCGGTCGACTGCGCCCAAATCCTCGTACGCTCCGATGCCGGCCGCCCTGGACCGCTGCGCCCCCTCGCCGGCTCGCGGGAGTGCCAGGGCTCGATCGCCACGGAGGCCGGGGACGCCTCCCGGTCCGGCGCCCTCCGGATCACGGTGCGGTACACGGACAAGGGTGCCCCGAAGGCCCCGGAACTGACGGGCTCCGCCTCGCTCACCGTCCGTACGGCCCTCCAGGAGGCGGAAGGGTTCACCACGACCGGAGGTGCCCACGACGGAGCCGTCACCGGCAGCCGCGCGCACGCGTCGGGCGGCAGGGCCCTGACGGAGATCGAGGACGGCGACTGGATCGCCTTCGACCCGGTGCACCTGGGCGGCATCCGGTCGGTGACGGTCGATGCGACCGCGTGCGGACTCGGCGGAACGGTCGAATTCCGGGCCGGCTCCCCCGACGGACCCCTGCTCGGCTCACTGACCGTCCCCGGCGCGGGGGCCGGGGTCGTCTCACCGACGACCGCTCTCAGGAACCCCGGCGACACCGTGCGGCTGTACGTGGTCTTCACCAACTCGGCGTGGGACAGCGAGAGTCCGGACCTGTTCACGGTGGACCGGCTGCGCTTCCACGGACCGGGCGCCGGGAGGGCCGGAGCGCGGTGA
- a CDS encoding transketolase family protein codes for MDTMRDRFIATTARLLDEDPRLALVLAEISRDGFERAERTHPDRVVNVGIREQLLIGAGAGMALTGVRPIMHTFASFLVERPFEQVKLDLGHQGVGGVLVSAGGSYDWPAGGFTHMAPGDVALLDTLDGWTVHVPGHPDEAEALLRQAVTGDDRVYVRLSLQSNSTGRPVTEPGFSTVRQGNDGVVIAVGPMLDNVLTATDGLDVTVLYATTVRPFDATGLRRAAGAGTAADVVIVEPYLAGTSTAAANDALADLPHRVLGLGVGRNELRRYGQMAEHLAAHGLDARALRRRIAGFLHR; via the coding sequence ATGGACACCATGCGTGACCGTTTCATCGCCACCACCGCCCGACTGCTGGACGAGGATCCACGCCTCGCCCTGGTGCTCGCCGAGATCAGCCGCGACGGCTTCGAGCGGGCCGAGCGGACCCACCCGGACCGGGTGGTCAACGTCGGGATCAGGGAGCAGCTCCTCATCGGCGCGGGCGCCGGGATGGCCCTGACGGGGGTGCGGCCGATCATGCACACCTTCGCGAGCTTCCTCGTGGAGCGCCCGTTCGAGCAGGTGAAGCTGGACCTGGGGCACCAGGGGGTGGGCGGGGTACTCGTCAGCGCCGGGGGCTCGTACGACTGGCCCGCCGGCGGCTTCACCCATATGGCGCCGGGCGATGTCGCGCTCCTCGACACCCTCGACGGCTGGACGGTGCACGTGCCGGGCCACCCCGACGAGGCCGAAGCCCTGCTGCGGCAGGCCGTCACGGGGGACGACCGTGTCTATGTCCGGCTCTCCCTCCAGTCGAACAGCACCGGCCGCCCGGTCACGGAGCCCGGCTTCAGCACGGTGCGGCAGGGGAACGACGGGGTGGTGATCGCCGTGGGACCGATGCTCGACAACGTCCTCACGGCGACCGACGGCCTGGACGTGACGGTGCTGTACGCGACGACCGTCCGCCCCTTCGACGCGACGGGGCTCCGCCGCGCGGCCGGCGCCGGGACCGCGGCGGACGTCGTGATCGTCGAGCCCTATCTGGCAGGGACTTCCACAGCGGCGGCCAACGACGCCCTGGCCGATCTGCCGCACCGGGTGCTCGGGCTGGGCGTCGGGCGGAACGAGCTGCGCAGATACGGGCAGATGGCGGAGCACCTCGCGGCCCACGGCCTCGACGCGCGTGCACTGCGCCGACGGATCGCAGGATTCCTGCACCGCTGA
- a CDS encoding transketolase, with the protein MTHTTSLPVHGYDELDRLMSLMTGDEKHGPAATSTLDALWVLYDRVLRVSPGTADSPARDRFLLSKGHGPMAYYAVLAARGFFGEELLTGFGSYDSPLGHHPDRLLVPGAEIGSGSLGHGLPLAVGSVLGLRAQGLTDPRVWVLTGDAELDEGSNHEAIAYAGPAGLDQLHTVVIDNASATYSRPGGIAARFEAAGWSARTVDGRDHEALYAAFTAPHPGRPHAVIARVAPKR; encoded by the coding sequence ATGACGCACACGACATCCCTTCCGGTGCACGGCTACGACGAGCTCGACCGGCTGATGAGCCTCATGACCGGTGACGAGAAGCACGGTCCGGCCGCGACCTCGACGCTGGACGCCCTCTGGGTGCTGTACGACCGGGTGCTGCGGGTCTCACCCGGCACCGCGGACTCACCGGCCCGTGACCGTTTCCTGCTCTCGAAGGGGCACGGCCCCATGGCGTACTACGCCGTGCTCGCCGCACGCGGGTTCTTCGGCGAGGAACTGCTCACCGGCTTCGGTTCGTACGACTCACCGCTCGGCCACCACCCCGACCGGCTGCTGGTCCCCGGCGCGGAGATCGGCAGCGGGTCCCTCGGCCACGGCCTCCCGCTCGCCGTGGGCAGCGTGCTGGGACTGCGGGCGCAGGGCCTGACGGACCCGCGCGTGTGGGTGCTGACCGGCGACGCCGAGCTGGACGAGGGAAGCAACCACGAGGCGATCGCGTACGCGGGCCCGGCCGGGCTCGATCAGCTGCACACCGTGGTGATCGACAACGCCTCGGCGACGTACTCCAGGCCGGGCGGCATCGCGGCCCGGTTCGAGGCCGCCGGGTGGTCCGCACGGACCGTGGACGGCCGCGACCACGAGGCGCTGTACGCCGCCTTCACCGCACCGCACCCCGGCCGTCCGCACGCCGTGATCGCCCGCGTGGCCCCGAAGCGCTGA
- a CDS encoding DUF2510 domain-containing protein, producing MTQTTPPGWHPDPGHSGIGPLQERWWDGSRWTDQLRIPPATVRRRRIRIGAGIAAAVVVLAAVGGGAYVLGAGSDDRADSSASPSAPSESPRMPGAPGGGGQDGGQGGGGQDPDQQPMPQTEDGYATDAASGISIPVPDGWTGQSGPIGAGVQTGEYACPGAESETCVRGGVTSAPAQALKIDATTAKAAAQADIKANAEESYGEKIYGGITSHEELRSEAVTVAGQKGYAVRWKVVTKNGDDGYVESLAFPSPNVKGMLVVLRSGFDINAKAPKLSVLDDITKGIKEAEGAGSAAGSGETA from the coding sequence GTGACCCAGACGACCCCGCCCGGCTGGCATCCAGACCCCGGGCACTCAGGAATCGGCCCCCTCCAGGAACGCTGGTGGGACGGCAGCCGCTGGACCGACCAACTCCGGATACCCCCCGCGACGGTCCGGCGCCGTCGCATACGCATCGGCGCGGGCATCGCCGCAGCCGTCGTCGTACTCGCGGCCGTCGGCGGCGGCGCGTACGTGCTGGGAGCCGGTTCCGACGACCGGGCCGACTCCTCCGCCTCGCCCTCCGCGCCTTCGGAGAGCCCCCGCATGCCGGGCGCCCCGGGCGGAGGCGGGCAGGACGGCGGGCAGGGCGGCGGCGGACAGGACCCCGACCAGCAGCCGATGCCGCAGACCGAGGACGGGTACGCCACCGACGCGGCCAGCGGCATCAGCATCCCCGTGCCCGACGGCTGGACCGGCCAGTCGGGGCCGATCGGCGCCGGGGTGCAGACCGGCGAGTACGCCTGCCCCGGTGCCGAGTCGGAGACCTGCGTACGCGGCGGGGTGACCTCCGCACCGGCACAGGCGCTGAAGATCGACGCGACCACCGCGAAGGCCGCGGCCCAGGCCGACATCAAGGCCAACGCCGAGGAGTCGTACGGCGAGAAGATCTACGGCGGGATCACCTCGCACGAGGAGCTCAGGTCCGAGGCCGTCACGGTCGCCGGCCAGAAGGGCTACGCGGTGCGCTGGAAGGTGGTGACGAAGAACGGCGACGACGGATACGTCGAGTCGCTCGCATTCCCCTCCCCCAACGTCAAGGGCATGCTGGTCGTCCTGCGCTCAGGCTTCGACATCAACGCCAAGGCGCCGAAGCTCTCGGTCCTGGACGACATCACCAAGGGCATCAAGGAAGCCGAGGGGGCCGGTTCGGCCGCCGGTTCCGGCGAGACCGCCTGA